The DNA sequence ctcaatctccttcttgtGCGCATACTTGGAACCGGTAGCAACGGAACTGCTAGGTTTCCTACCAGCGTAGAATGGGATCTTGGACTTGTGATGCTCAGTCTCCTGGAGGGCGGTGATGAGTCGAGGCTGAACGTAGGTCCAGGCACCATTGTTGAGAGGCTGGAACAGAAAGAGAATCATTAGCCATGGTGAGTTTCAAAGTAACAGAGTTGATAAACTACATACCTCCTCCTGGGCCCAGACAAGATCAGCGTTGGGGTACTTGTCAAGATGAGGAGTCAAACGGTCATAAGGCAAGGGAGACAATTGCTCAATCCTGGAAATGGCAACGTCGTTGATACCTCGCTCTTCACGCTCCTTGAGGAGCTGGAAGTAGACCTGGCCAGTACATAAAATGTGTCGTCGGATCTTCTCAGGCTCGACAAGGGATTCAGGATGGGGTTCGGGAATATATCGCTGGAACTTGGAGTCACCAGACATCTCCTCGAGAGAAGATCGGGCAAGAGGATGTCGGAGAAGGgatttggagaagaagacaatcAACTAGAATGTTAAGTTCTTAGCAATTTGCTCAATCCATGGCTTCACTGATGACGTACGGGCTTTCGGAAGTCACGCTTGTTTTGTCGCCTGAGAACGTGGAAATAGTTGGCAGGAGTAGTCGGGTAGACGACCTGCATGTTGCAGTCCTGGTGCTGCCTCTCCAACTTTTCAGGCGAGGGGTACACTCGGGGCTCATCGTCACAGAGCTGGAGGAATCGCTCGATACGACCAGAAGAGTGCTCGGGACCTTGACCGTCGTAACCGTGAGGCAAGGAGAGAACCAGACCAGTTCGCTGGAGCCATTTTCGCTCACCCGCAGCAATGAATTGGTCAATGATACATTGGGcattgttgctgttgattGTCAGCGCACATCAGGGCGGTCATGAAAATAAAacaataaaaaaaaaggactCACGCAAAGTCACCGAACTGAGCCTCCCAGATAGTCAAACTGTTGGGGGAGACAAGAGAGTAACCGAGCTCGAAACCGAGAGTACCAAACTCTGACAAGTGAGAGTTGGTGACAGTGAAAGAGCCCTGGTCAGCATCCAGGTGCTTGAGAGCGATGTGAGTCTGTTCAGTCTTTTGGTCGTGGACGACAGCGTGTCGCTGAGAAAAAGTACCACGCTCAACATCCTGACCGGAGATTCGAACGTGAGTACCCTCAAGGCACAAAGTACCGAAAGCAAGAGCTTCAGCAGTAGACCAGTCAATGTTCTTGCCTTCGGCTACAGTCTTGCCTCGGTTGCCAATAATTCGCGCAAGGTTCTTGTGGGGGTGGAAACCTTCGGGGAAACTAGAGATGATCTGACCAACACGCTTGAGGGCGTCCTCGCTGGCACCGGTATGGTGCTGAGGGAGAACCTCTTCGGCAAGCTCcttgggagaagggaaacCTTCccaagaggaggaaagccATTCTCGGGGAGAAGGCTTGTAGTCCCTGGATCCGTCGTAAGCCTTCTCAAGCATGCCCCAAACCCATTGCCTGTGCTCGTCAATCTCCTTTTCAGTAAAAGTACCTTCCTTGATCAACTTGTCGGTGTAGATAGACAAGACGGTAGGTTGCTTTTGAATAGCCTTGTACATCTTTGGCTGAGTGAAGCTGGGTTGGTCAGTCTCGTTGTGACCGTATCGTCGGTAACAGACAATATCGATAACTacatccttcttgaagGTAGCTCGCCAGTCAGCAGCGAGGGTACAGACGTAGTTGACGGCCTCGACATCGTCACTGTTTACGTGGAAGATGGGGGCGTCGATAGACTTGGCAATATCAGAGGGGTAAGGGGTAGAACGGGCAAATCGGGGGTCGGTGGTGAAACCAATTTGGTTGTTGACAATCAAGTGGACGGTACCACCAGTGCCGTAGTTGGGAAGGTTTTGCATACCCATGGTCTCGTAAACAACACCTTGACCAGCAAAGGCAGCGTCACCGTGGAGCAAAACGCCCATGGCAGAGGATCCGTCTCCCTCGTCACCTTCAAAGTGCTGGATAGCCCTGGTCTTACCGAGGACAACTGGGTCTTCAGCCTCCAAGTGCGAAGGGTTGGCAACAAGGGACAAGGAAACCTTCTTGCCGCTGGGAGTAGGACGGATGTAGTTGGCACCGAGGTGGTATTTGACATCACCACCGCCAGTATCGTCGGCATCCTCGTTACCCTTGAACTCGTTTAAGATGGCCTCAATAGGTTTTCGGATGACGTTACCAAGGACGTTAAGACGACCACGGTGGGGCATACCAAGAACGATAGATTTGACACCAGCATCCACGGAACGATCAATGAGCGCCTTCATACCAGGGATCAAAGACTCGCAACCCTCAAGACCGAAACGCTTCTCGTTGGGGTATTTGGAGGCAATGAACTTTTCAAAAAGCTCAGACCACATGAGTCGGTCAAgaatcatcctcttttcctcggTGGAGTAGTTCCATTGGGTAGGAATTTCGACGCGCTCCCGGATCCAGTCGCATTGTCCCCGGTCGGGGATGTGAACGTACTGGCAGCCAACGTGGGTACCTATTGTTCATCAGCGGTGGTCTTCATGCACGAACGAGCAAACGTACAGTACATCTGCTTGAGCTCATCAATGATCTGACCCAGAGTCATCGTGTCGTCCTTGACCTGACCCATGAATCGGGGGAGAATGCCGTCGCCAAGCCTGAATTCCTTCGTCATGTCGGCTTCAGTCCAACCATAGTAGTCGAGTTTAAGCTCAGGAGGGACACGACCGTCGAGATCGGCACCAGAAATGCGAAGAGGATCGAGGTTGGCAATGTGATGACCTCGAACTTGGTAGGCACGGATCAAAAGTTGAACCTGCACAAAATGTAAGCAGTGTGCGTGTTGAGAAACTTGGGGGAACTCACTTTAAGATAATCAGTGACATCACCACTGCCCTCAACAGAAAGTTTGGGGCTTCCGCCGGCAGGGGTAGGAACGGCACCAGAGAGAACACCGGGGGGAGGAGTGAAAGCGtgagcagaaggaagaccCTTGTCGAGGCCAGAGAAGTAAGTTTGCCAGGATACATGGACAGACTTGGGGTCTTGTTTCCAGAGGCGGTACATCCTTTGTTTAACGTCCTGTCAGCTTCTAATCTTTTGACCAGATAAGATCTTCCTGCGTTGTTACTCACTCCTCAGTGTAGTACGCATTTCCGCCGTTGGCGAAGGCATCATTCTTACTGGGAGCGACGGCCTCTGCAGCATAGCTTCGTTTTTGAGTATGTCGCTGGACAGCAGAGAGGGAGAGTATGGCCCTAGCGGGCTGAGCCGTTGATCGAGACGGTATACGGATATGTTTTGGAATTGACCTGAGCATGGCGGCAGGAAGTTGTGTGGGGAAAGGAATAAAcgcagaagagagaggatgtTTTAAAAACTGTCCAATAAGTAGGATGTCATTCAATCCACGCCCACGAAACATCTCAAAGAACGCGGAGTCGCAACCGTGTCACGTGACTCGACTccgtctttcggacttgCTCGGCGGCTGATCCGTGGATTTCCCGGCCGCGGCTTGTACCGTCCAGTAACCGTCCACAATAATATATATGCTTGGGCGCACATTTGGTAAGCAGGATGCATGCTGTATGAAGGATGTCAGTGTATTCAATTGGAAGCGGTCCTCGAGACAGCATCGAACTCCTAGTGACTTCTTTAATTCCTGTCAATATTTGGCCCAGTTGACCGATTAACGGAAATGAATCAAATGAACCAACGATGACGCCCTTTATTTCTTAATATTTCTCACGTCCCGCGACTCCGCTcttggcggcggcggtgaaCACCCAAGCACACCACCAAGACCTGTCTTGTTTGTCGATCAATGTGCGGAGCCTTCTTTCAATCCCATAAAAAAGATGACTATGACATCATTCACTCTTTGCGTCTTGACATCTGTATGCTAATCAAGTTTAAAAGTTTCCTTGGATTTAATTTATTGATATCCGTctctttttcgtcttctccatctcttccatgATGTCGTTGgctttcttccttcgaGGTTGTTGGAAGACGGCTGATGAGACGGAACTTGTCGACGTCACCGCGCAAACGGATGCCGGCGGTTCAGGAAAGTGGGAGACCATTTAATGCAAAAGCCAACTCCACGTGACATTCACATGGCAATATCGGAGAATGGTGCCTGGGTTCAAGATTTCTTGACCAAGGCCGTTCGAGCAGGTTTTCGACCAAAAGCCGATACCAAcctctctttttcttctttgactaTCTTCAAACTAACCTAAGCCCAATTAAAAATGGCTCCCAAGGCAGCTCAGAAGAAGCGCTCAGCTCCCGATGCTGGTTCAGCACCTAAAAAGACCAAAGTCGCCCAGTCTGACAAATCTTCAAAGCCTGCAGCCCCAAAGCAATCCAAGTCTCGATCTGCTCCTCGCGAacgggaggaagaggccaaAAAACGTAAGAAGCCTATCACCCAGGGGggcggtgaagaagaagatgaggatgtgaGCATGGACGAGGGATCATTCTCAGATGAAGACCAGGAAGACCAGGAAACCGAACGTAACGATGTTGAcatggatgatggtgacgCCCAAGGAGCTGCCCCTGAAAAGAAGCGTCTGTCGAAAGCCGAGAAACAAGCCCTTCATGCTGCTCAACCTCACAGAACGACTCTCTtgccttcccatcctcttttGCATGACACCCTTTTACCTCTGTGGGAAACTGCCAGAAGAGCTGATTTGagcaaggaggagaggaagaaggctaTCACTGAACTTTGGGAAGCTGTCAAGGGGAGAGTCATCGAGGTATCCAGGGGCCATAAAGGTGGTCGAGTATTACAGACCGTATGTCCAGTTTGTTCAAATTTTTTGAGTGACGCTGACAAACTACTAGATTGTTAAATATggtggcaaggaagagCGTCTGGGCGTTGCTATGGAGCTTGAACCTCAGTGGAAGGCCATGATGGAATCCAAGTACTCCAAATTCCTCATGTCCAAGCTCATTCGATACTGCC is a window from the Cryptococcus neoformans var. neoformans JEC21 chromosome 2 sequence genome containing:
- a CDS encoding oxoglutarate dehydrogenase (succinyl-transferring), putative encodes the protein MLRSIPKHIRIPSRSTAQPARAILSLSAVQRHTQKRSYAAEAVAPSKNDAFANGGNAYYTEEMYRLWKQDPKSVHVSWQTYFSGLDKGLPSAHAFTPPPGVLSGAVPTPAGGSPKLSVEGSGDVTDYLKVQLLIRAYQVRGHHIANLDPLRISGADLDGRVPPELKLDYYGWTEADMTKEFRLGDGILPRFMGQVKDDTMTLGQIIDELKQMYCTHVGCQYVHIPDRGQCDWIRERVEIPTQWNYSTEEKRMILDRLMWSELFEKFIASKYPNEKRFGLEGCESLIPGMKALIDRSVDAGVKSIVLGMPHRGRLNVLGNVIRKPIEAILNEFKGNEDADDTGGGDVKYHLGANYIRPTPSGKKVSLSLVANPSHLEAEDPVVLGKTRAIQHFEGDEGDGSSAMGVLLHGDAAFAGQGVVYETMGMQNLPNYGTGGTVHLIVNNQIGFTTDPRFARSTPYPSDIAKSIDAPIFHVNSDDVEAVNYVCTLAADWRATFKKDVVIDIVCYRRYGHNETDQPSFTQPKMYKAIQKQPTVLSIYTDKLIKEGTFTEKEIDEHRQWVWGMLEKAYDGSRDYKPSPREWLSSSWEGFPSPKELAEEVLPQHHTGASEDALKRVGQIISSFPEGFHPHKNLARIIGNRGKTVAEGKNIDWSTAEALAFGTLCLEGTHVRISGQDVERGTFSQRHAVVHDQKTEQTHIALKHLDADQGSFTVTNSHLSEFGTLGFELGYSLVSPNSLTIWEAQFGDFANNAQCIIDQFIAAGERKWLQRTGLVLSLPHGYDGQGPEHSSGRIERFLQLCDDEPRVYPSPEKLERQHQDCNMQVVYPTTPANYFHVLRRQNKRDFRKPLIVFFSKSLLRHPLARSSLEEMSGDSKFQRYIPEPHPESLVEPEKIRRHILCTGQVYFQLLKEREERGINDVAISRIEQLSPLPYDRLTPHLDKYPNADLVWAQEEPLNNGAWTYVQPRLITALQETEHHKSKIPFYAGRKPSSSVATGSKYAHKKEIEMINEMAFAPSEGQ